A genomic region of Erythrobacter sp. SCSIO 43205 contains the following coding sequences:
- a CDS encoding CHAT domain-containing protein: MGGYSTRVSAVLLGLAVSVTSASAQSGAVLTRDSFPIGDSDGILCQVQDRSLGNPASQSIFDRRWVIVCRDSPRPIAEVFAFKSFNSQAQDALRSMRRFAVTCPGDAASSAGPVAGSQKQSCQVDDTQLGWSQITAQSGGMTYYAEGYSAYDDATQLALQSVIDNAIAQGTIAVASTNVSDPLSFARVQAETLKPEQALAEGYRRNLAGEYAEAAAYFETLQQRLQDDGDAAINPGEFFVNRALQKSNLGEFAVASRLFERARQFGGDDPITARLLRNFEAIHLLNQGFGEAAIERVSQELPDSAVGAGTLAGELVITVPISERLNREQETGFLFGVVDELSLTPEERAQIIDAQALQIRGTARRLGGDLEGARADLIDAYSQALAVRDGRVTSITRLRTQVLGDLALIAERQGNSAFAEAYLRNGLALVRAQYPERRAVSASEAQLASFLLREEREAEALALYGSVIDRAIGKRNATVGFANQLEPYYSLLATRVGSDEGAANDFFKAAQVLVRPGVAETQAVLARRLSANSDEASRLFRQSVDLGREIERARIRFEALAAQPDTADNRRRAGELSAQIDNLENAQIQTQAQLNAYPQYRVVSQSALELDEFRAALKPGEAYTRLAVVGDDVYVFYTDSKTAKAYRAPITNAQLDASVDAIRDSIAIVDADEVLTLPFEIGQARELYKTLFGPIAAQLEAANHLIFEPDGAMLRLPPDLLVTDDASVERYEARLSGPMADEYDFTGVAWLGRGRAVSTAVSAEAFVQSRKASNSRAQRQYVGFGENAPVGANLPASFISSTERAELDCFWPANQWNEPISASELRTAAGIIGSDLAQVVTQEGFTDVGITQRGDLDEYRVLHFATHGLVTPPDPRCPAKPALVTSFGGAGSDGLLSFEEIFELDLDADLVILSACDTAGGASIEATRAAGLSTGGGSELEGLVRAFVGAGGRAVMASHWPVPDDFNATQRLMTEMFRRGEGQTIGNALGQSRQLLMDDAATSHPFYWAAFAVIGDATRPLLSSQMQSNNNDLAFAADTVEAK, encoded by the coding sequence GTGGGGGGATATTCCACCAGAGTTTCCGCGGTCCTTCTGGGACTTGCCGTGTCGGTTACATCTGCGTCCGCGCAGAGCGGGGCGGTGCTGACAAGAGACAGTTTCCCGATCGGCGACAGTGACGGCATCTTGTGCCAGGTTCAAGATCGCAGTCTCGGCAATCCGGCAAGCCAATCCATCTTCGACCGCCGCTGGGTGATTGTATGCCGCGATAGTCCGCGCCCTATTGCTGAGGTTTTTGCCTTCAAAAGCTTCAATTCGCAGGCTCAGGATGCGCTTCGCTCGATGCGCCGGTTTGCGGTCACGTGTCCAGGCGATGCCGCTTCCTCTGCAGGCCCCGTCGCCGGTTCGCAAAAACAAAGCTGCCAAGTCGATGACACGCAGCTGGGATGGAGCCAGATTACCGCGCAATCGGGGGGCATGACCTATTACGCCGAAGGGTATTCGGCCTATGACGATGCAACGCAGCTTGCTCTTCAATCGGTGATCGACAATGCCATCGCTCAAGGCACGATTGCTGTTGCATCAACCAATGTTTCCGATCCCTTGTCCTTTGCAAGAGTGCAGGCCGAAACTCTCAAGCCCGAACAGGCATTGGCCGAAGGCTACCGCCGCAATCTGGCTGGTGAATATGCTGAGGCAGCGGCCTATTTTGAAACGCTTCAGCAGCGGCTTCAGGACGATGGTGATGCGGCGATCAACCCGGGTGAGTTTTTCGTCAACCGCGCCTTGCAGAAAAGCAATCTGGGTGAATTTGCCGTGGCCAGCAGGCTGTTTGAGCGCGCCCGTCAATTTGGCGGTGATGACCCGATTACTGCGCGGCTCCTGCGCAATTTCGAAGCGATCCATCTCTTGAATCAGGGATTCGGCGAGGCCGCGATTGAGCGTGTGTCGCAAGAGCTTCCCGATAGCGCGGTTGGCGCAGGGACACTCGCCGGCGAGCTTGTGATCACGGTTCCCATTTCCGAGCGGCTCAACCGAGAGCAGGAGACAGGCTTCCTGTTTGGCGTTGTCGATGAGCTTAGCTTGACACCCGAAGAGCGCGCGCAAATCATCGATGCGCAGGCCCTGCAAATCCGGGGTACGGCGCGGCGTCTGGGCGGTGATCTCGAAGGTGCCCGGGCTGATTTGATTGACGCTTATTCACAAGCCTTGGCTGTGCGCGACGGGCGGGTTACCTCCATCACGCGTCTTCGCACCCAAGTGCTTGGCGACCTGGCGCTCATCGCGGAGCGTCAAGGCAATTCTGCTTTTGCTGAAGCCTATTTGCGCAATGGTTTGGCGCTTGTGCGCGCCCAATATCCCGAACGCCGCGCAGTAAGCGCATCGGAGGCTCAGCTTGCCTCCTTCCTCCTTCGCGAAGAGCGCGAGGCAGAGGCCTTGGCGCTTTATGGTTCGGTCATTGACCGCGCGATCGGCAAACGCAATGCGACAGTGGGGTTCGCCAACCAGTTGGAACCATATTATTCGCTTCTGGCAACGCGTGTTGGCAGCGATGAGGGGGCGGCCAATGACTTTTTCAAAGCTGCTCAGGTTCTTGTCCGGCCCGGCGTTGCTGAAACACAGGCCGTGCTTGCGCGCCGCCTGAGTGCAAACTCGGACGAAGCATCGCGCCTGTTCCGCCAGTCGGTTGACCTTGGGCGCGAGATTGAGCGTGCGCGTATCCGCTTTGAAGCGTTGGCAGCGCAACCCGATACCGCCGACAATCGCCGCCGTGCAGGCGAGCTTTCGGCTCAGATCGACAATCTGGAGAACGCGCAAATCCAGACACAGGCGCAACTGAACGCATACCCGCAATACCGGGTGGTGTCGCAGTCCGCGCTGGAGCTTGATGAGTTCCGCGCGGCCCTTAAACCGGGTGAGGCTTACACGCGGCTCGCTGTGGTAGGTGATGACGTTTATGTCTTCTACACAGACAGCAAGACGGCTAAGGCTTACCGCGCGCCGATCACAAATGCACAGCTTGACGCGAGCGTGGATGCGATCCGCGATTCCATCGCTATTGTGGACGCTGACGAAGTCCTGACCCTGCCGTTCGAAATCGGGCAGGCGCGCGAGCTTTACAAGACGCTGTTTGGTCCGATTGCAGCCCAGCTTGAAGCGGCCAATCACCTGATCTTTGAACCCGATGGGGCAATGCTGAGACTGCCCCCGGATCTTCTGGTCACCGATGATGCGTCGGTGGAGCGCTATGAGGCACGGCTTTCCGGCCCGATGGCAGATGAGTACGACTTTACTGGCGTTGCCTGGCTTGGCCGTGGCCGAGCGGTCAGTACGGCTGTTTCTGCCGAAGCTTTCGTGCAATCGCGCAAAGCATCCAATTCACGCGCGCAGCGGCAATATGTCGGCTTTGGCGAAAATGCTCCGGTTGGCGCTAATTTGCCAGCGAGCTTTATCTCCAGCACTGAGCGCGCAGAACTCGATTGCTTCTGGCCTGCCAATCAGTGGAACGAGCCGATCAGCGCATCGGAATTGCGCACAGCAGCCGGGATTATCGGTTCTGATCTGGCGCAGGTTGTCACGCAGGAAGGCTTTACCGATGTAGGCATCACCCAGCGCGGCGATCTTGATGAATACCGCGTCTTGCACTTTGCCACGCACGGTCTGGTCACGCCTCCTGATCCCCGGTGTCCTGCAAAGCCTGCTTTGGTCACGTCATTTGGCGGTGCCGGGTCTGATGGCCTTTTGAGCTTCGAAGAGATTTTCGAACTCGATCTTGATGCCGACCTCGTGATCCTGTCAGCCTGCGATACCGCCGGCGGTGCCAGCATCGAAGCGACCAGAGCAGCGGGCCTTTCGACGGGTGGCGGCTCTGAGCTTGAGGGGCTGGTGCGTGCCTTTGTCGGGGCGGGTGGCCGGGCCGTTATGGCGAGCCATTGGCCGGTGCCCGATGACTTCAACGCGACCCAGCGCTTGATGACAGAAATGTTCCGGCGCGGTGAAGGGCAAACGATCGGCAATGCTCTTGGCCAATCGCGCCAGCTTTTGATGGACGATGCCGCAACCTCTCACCCGTTCTATTGGGCAGCCTTTGCGGTGATCGGCGATGCGACCCGTCCGCTGTTGTCCTCGCAAATGCAATCAAACAACAATGACCTCGCCTTTGCGGCTGACACGGTGGAGGCGAAGTAA
- a CDS encoding sodium/solute symporter (Members of the Solute:Sodium Symporter (SSS), TC 2.A.21 as described in tcdb.org, catalyze solute:Na+ symport. Known solutes for members of the family include sugars, amino acids, nucleosides, inositols, vitamins, urea or anions, depending on the system.), with translation MTLETIDIIIIAGYAIALLGIALFVSREPAGHAKDTEDYFLAGRALPWWAIGASLIASNISAEQIIGQSGQGFAVGVAIAAYEWQAAIVLLIVAKFFLPIFLKRRIYTMPQFLQQRYGDGVKNLMSVFWVALYTAVNLTTVLWLGGLAVQSLTGWGIMYCMMALAGFAALYSLYGGLKAVALTDIIQVVILILGGLAITWFALDALPADGALAGFGYLMQEMPGHFEMILEPEHPAYSDLPGIWTLLGGLWVLHFSYWGFNQYIIQRALGAENLGEAQKGLAFAAFLKILVPFIVVVPGIAAVILAQQGVLNAEALADKSDRTYGELMAFAPAGLRGLVFAALIAAVVSSLASMMNSISTIFTMDLYKAARPDRGDQHYVTVGRIAAFSAMAIALVLARPFIGGFESGFQTVQEYTGFIAPGIVVVFLLGFFDKKTNAAGAFTALIGSLIVNIALKFGLPDVPFIIRIWFVFLGAIVAAAVVSRATATPDEERTVKLSDIAFATSTLFNTLAAITVALLIGLYVWLW, from the coding sequence GTGACGCTGGAGACAATCGATATCATCATCATTGCAGGCTATGCGATCGCATTGCTCGGCATTGCATTGTTTGTAAGCCGCGAGCCTGCGGGCCATGCAAAGGACACTGAGGATTACTTCCTTGCTGGCCGCGCTTTGCCGTGGTGGGCGATTGGCGCATCCTTGATCGCCTCGAACATCTCGGCTGAACAGATTATCGGGCAATCGGGACAAGGCTTTGCCGTGGGCGTGGCGATTGCGGCCTATGAATGGCAGGCGGCTATCGTCCTGCTTATCGTCGCGAAATTCTTCCTGCCGATCTTCTTGAAGCGCCGCATTTACACCATGCCGCAGTTCTTGCAGCAACGGTATGGCGACGGCGTTAAGAACCTGATGAGCGTTTTTTGGGTCGCGCTTTACACGGCGGTAAACCTCACCACGGTGTTGTGGCTTGGCGGTCTTGCGGTGCAATCGCTGACCGGGTGGGGGATCATGTATTGCATGATGGCGCTCGCCGGATTTGCCGCGCTTTATTCACTTTACGGCGGGCTAAAAGCGGTTGCGCTCACTGATATTATTCAGGTCGTGATCCTGATCCTTGGCGGCCTTGCCATCACGTGGTTTGCATTGGACGCTTTGCCTGCGGACGGCGCATTGGCGGGCTTTGGCTATCTTATGCAGGAGATGCCGGGCCACTTTGAAATGATCTTGGAGCCAGAGCATCCGGCGTATTCCGATCTGCCGGGAATATGGACGCTGCTTGGCGGCCTTTGGGTTCTGCACTTCAGCTATTGGGGTTTCAACCAATACATCATCCAGCGTGCGCTGGGCGCGGAGAATTTGGGAGAAGCGCAAAAGGGGCTTGCCTTTGCTGCTTTCCTCAAGATCCTTGTGCCCTTCATTGTGGTCGTGCCGGGCATTGCGGCGGTCATTCTGGCGCAGCAAGGAGTGCTGAACGCAGAAGCGCTCGCAGATAAGTCAGACCGCACCTATGGCGAACTGATGGCCTTTGCGCCCGCAGGGCTTCGCGGGCTCGTTTTCGCAGCCCTGATCGCAGCGGTGGTATCCTCGCTTGCCTCGATGATGAACTCGATCTCGACGATCTTCACGATGGACCTTTATAAAGCCGCGCGCCCTGATCGCGGCGACCAGCATTACGTGACCGTTGGACGTATCGCTGCGTTTAGCGCGATGGCAATCGCTCTGGTGCTTGCCCGGCCGTTTATCGGCGGGTTTGAAAGTGGGTTCCAGACGGTTCAGGAATACACTGGCTTTATTGCACCCGGTATCGTGGTCGTGTTCTTGCTCGGCTTCTTTGACAAGAAGACCAATGCAGCGGGCGCTTTCACTGCTCTCATCGGATCGTTGATCGTGAATATCGCGCTCAAATTCGGTTTGCCCGACGTGCCGTTCATCATTCGGATTTGGTTCGTGTTCTTGGGTGCTATCGTTGCGGCGGCTGTCGTCTCGCGCGCAACCGCCACTCCGGATGAAGAGCGCACGGTCAAGCTTTCTGACATCGCCTTTGCGACGAGCACGCTGTTCAACACGCTCGCTGCGATTACCGTTGCGCTATTGATCGGGCTTTACGTCTGGCTCTGGTAG
- a CDS encoding glycoside hydrolase family 3 protein, which translates to MRMNARGLVLGTALAGVLSACTNSSLNTASSEAVQAPAALSTQSAADPVADLLSRMSVERKVAQIVMPDISSITPADVEKYRFGTILNGGNSGPNNNDFAPAPEWLELADAYWDASVKPLSGGEPAIPVLWGTDAVHGHANVIGATVFPHNIGLGATGDADLIRRIGAATAIEIEATGIEWTFAPTVAVARDDRWGRTYESYSENPELVSKLGVAMIEGLQGRPGDANYLREGKVAATAKHFFGDGGTEQGVDQGDVNGDLAELMAIHAAPYPAAIDAGVASVMASFNSINGTKMHGNEPLLNGELRGNLGFEGLTVGDWNGHGQIKGCTNSDCPQALLAGLDVYMVPEDWKALYESLLAQVADGTIPMARLDEAVARVLRLKQQLGMLDEEVRPSERLNAGQWELLGHPDHRAIAREAVAKSLVLLKNDGVLPVKAGANIVVAGTAADNIPQQAGGWSVTWQGGGELTADDFPGATSIFEGIKAAANASGGTATLSVDGTLADGAKPDAAIVVFGEEPYAEFVGDRKDLVFRDEEGLELLRRYREAGIKTVAVFLSGRPMWMNREINAADAFVAAWLPGSEGAGVADVLYGERDATGRLSFTWPATCEGNPINSPEGALFPFGFGLSYGASSELATLDETCDVLTKGGAEEWFAAGRLADRVKALSKGTELPDLRGRAGGVVAIGVDRNAQEDARQITFGPQTALELSGPQGGNAYRIEYLVSQRPAGPVVLQSGGASLDISQELLVAEGKGWREMVVTEQCLAGLNNALTIASKAPFAIQISSIAREDAAEGMECSF; encoded by the coding sequence ATGCGTATGAATGCTCGGGGCCTTGTCCTTGGCACAGCTTTGGCTGGCGTGCTGTCTGCTTGCACCAATTCCTCGCTCAACACGGCCAGTAGCGAGGCGGTACAGGCACCCGCTGCTCTGTCCACGCAATCGGCTGCTGATCCGGTTGCAGACCTGCTCTCGCGGATGAGTGTCGAGCGCAAAGTCGCACAGATCGTGATGCCTGATATCAGCTCGATCACTCCGGCGGATGTCGAGAAATATCGTTTTGGCACGATCCTCAATGGTGGCAATTCTGGCCCCAATAACAATGACTTTGCGCCCGCTCCCGAATGGCTCGAATTGGCGGATGCTTATTGGGATGCCTCGGTAAAGCCGCTTTCGGGTGGCGAGCCTGCCATCCCTGTTTTGTGGGGGACTGATGCGGTGCACGGCCATGCCAATGTGATCGGTGCGACAGTTTTCCCTCACAATATCGGGCTTGGCGCGACAGGGGACGCTGACCTTATTCGCCGGATTGGCGCGGCGACAGCGATCGAGATTGAGGCAACAGGCATCGAGTGGACTTTTGCGCCCACTGTGGCTGTGGCGCGCGATGACCGCTGGGGCCGCACATACGAGAGTTACTCAGAAAACCCGGAGCTCGTCTCAAAACTCGGCGTCGCCATGATCGAGGGGCTTCAAGGGCGTCCGGGCGATGCCAATTACCTTCGCGAAGGCAAAGTTGCTGCAACGGCCAAGCACTTTTTTGGCGATGGCGGTACAGAGCAGGGTGTTGACCAAGGCGACGTGAACGGCGATCTGGCCGAGCTTATGGCGATCCACGCTGCACCATACCCTGCGGCGATTGATGCAGGGGTTGCGAGCGTGATGGCGAGCTTCAACTCAATCAACGGCACCAAAATGCACGGTAATGAGCCGCTTTTGAACGGCGAATTGCGCGGCAATCTTGGCTTTGAAGGGCTCACGGTTGGCGACTGGAACGGGCACGGGCAGATCAAAGGCTGCACCAATTCCGATTGTCCGCAAGCGCTTCTGGCTGGCCTTGATGTTTACATGGTGCCCGAAGATTGGAAGGCGCTTTACGAAAGCCTGCTTGCCCAGGTTGCCGACGGGACAATTCCGATGGCGCGCCTTGACGAGGCGGTTGCGCGGGTTCTCCGGCTGAAACAGCAATTGGGAATGTTGGACGAAGAGGTGCGCCCGTCAGAGCGTTTGAACGCGGGGCAGTGGGAGTTGCTCGGCCATCCCGACCACCGCGCGATTGCGCGTGAGGCGGTTGCCAAATCATTGGTCTTGCTCAAGAATGATGGCGTTCTTCCGGTCAAGGCGGGGGCAAATATCGTCGTTGCCGGCACGGCTGCTGACAACATTCCGCAGCAAGCGGGCGGTTGGTCTGTCACCTGGCAGGGCGGGGGCGAACTTACCGCTGATGATTTCCCCGGTGCGACCTCCATATTTGAAGGTATTAAGGCGGCTGCAAATGCATCGGGAGGCACAGCCACACTCAGCGTCGATGGCACGCTTGCCGATGGCGCAAAGCCCGATGCTGCCATCGTGGTTTTCGGCGAAGAGCCCTATGCCGAATTTGTCGGCGACCGTAAGGATTTGGTCTTCCGCGATGAGGAAGGGTTGGAGCTGCTTCGTCGCTACCGCGAGGCGGGGATCAAAACCGTCGCCGTATTCCTGTCGGGCCGCCCCATGTGGATGAACCGCGAAATCAACGCTGCCGACGCATTTGTCGCAGCATGGCTTCCGGGAAGCGAAGGGGCAGGGGTTGCTGATGTGCTTTATGGTGAGCGCGATGCGACAGGGCGCTTGTCGTTCACCTGGCCTGCGACTTGTGAGGGCAATCCCATAAATTCGCCAGAAGGCGCGCTTTTTCCGTTCGGCTTTGGCCTGTCCTACGGTGCGTCGAGCGAGCTTGCGACACTGGATGAAACCTGCGACGTTTTGACCAAAGGCGGGGCCGAAGAATGGTTTGCTGCCGGTCGCCTCGCTGACCGGGTCAAGGCGCTTTCCAAGGGGACCGAGCTTCCTGACCTTCGAGGTCGTGCTGGCGGCGTTGTTGCCATCGGTGTTGACCGCAATGCACAGGAAGATGCGCGGCAAATTACTTTCGGCCCGCAAACGGCGCTTGAGCTGAGCGGTCCACAAGGCGGCAACGCTTACCGCATCGAATATCTTGTGAGCCAACGGCCAGCGGGCCCAGTGGTTCTGCAAAGCGGGGGCGCCAGCCTTGATATTTCGCAAGAACTTCTGGTTGCAGAGGGCAAGGGTTGGCGCGAAATGGTGGTGACAGAACAATGCCTTGCAGGGCTCAATAACGCACTCACCATTGCATCAAAAGCGCCATTCGCCATTCAGATTTCAAGCATAGCGCGCGAAGATGCGGCAGAGGGAATGGAGTGCTCGTTCTGA
- a CDS encoding MFS transporter translates to MSNQIPAAKPQPLWFLALFALAAGGGAIAYVPFLTVLLPLKITALVGSEDVPALARVTFYGAVVASIANIVFGMLSDRSKTRLPWIVTGLISSGLLMIAVDYVGDVNQLILLTMAWQVALNMMLGPLMAWAGDLFPDSQKGMLGGALSFAPALGALSGSFVTIDALVPAQSRLAVVASLVAMLILPAIIAGRSRTRPQLMESCVSQPAIRDVVPHSRRTLAVMWAARFLVQIAEAGLFAFMLFWLRSIQPNFHENSVANTFSAILVLSVPLTLLLGRWSDRARRPILPLTASAFVSAIGLVIMAWTGNLTIAVAGFVIFGSAASVFLSLHSAQTLRVLPEPRHRGRDMGVFNLTNTVPSLVMPWLTLALVPGFGFTVLFALFAVLSIAAGALLMTIPVRK, encoded by the coding sequence TTGAGCAATCAAATCCCCGCAGCAAAGCCTCAGCCGCTTTGGTTTCTGGCGCTGTTTGCGCTCGCGGCAGGTGGTGGCGCGATTGCTTATGTCCCTTTTTTGACGGTGCTTTTGCCGCTCAAGATCACCGCGCTTGTGGGAAGTGAGGACGTGCCCGCTCTGGCGCGGGTGACGTTCTATGGCGCCGTGGTCGCGAGCATTGCAAACATCGTATTCGGTATGCTGAGCGACCGCAGCAAAACGAGATTGCCGTGGATTGTCACCGGTCTGATTTCGTCCGGTTTGTTGATGATTGCGGTAGATTATGTCGGTGATGTCAATCAACTCATACTCCTGACAATGGCATGGCAGGTCGCGCTCAATATGATGTTGGGTCCGCTCATGGCATGGGCTGGGGATTTGTTCCCAGATAGTCAGAAGGGGATGCTTGGAGGGGCGCTTTCCTTTGCCCCTGCGCTGGGCGCTCTTTCCGGGTCGTTTGTCACGATAGATGCGCTGGTGCCTGCCCAATCGCGTCTTGCCGTTGTCGCAAGTCTGGTGGCCATGCTCATATTACCTGCCATTATCGCAGGACGTTCTCGCACACGGCCACAATTGATGGAAAGCTGTGTGTCCCAACCCGCAATCAGAGACGTGGTCCCCCACTCGCGCCGCACACTGGCTGTTATGTGGGCAGCGCGCTTTCTGGTTCAGATCGCGGAGGCCGGATTGTTTGCTTTCATGCTGTTCTGGTTGCGCTCGATTCAGCCCAATTTTCACGAAAATTCTGTCGCCAATACGTTCAGCGCGATCCTTGTTCTGTCAGTCCCGCTGACGCTTTTGCTGGGGCGATGGTCAGACCGCGCGCGGCGTCCGATTCTGCCGCTTACCGCCAGCGCATTTGTGTCCGCTATCGGCCTTGTGATCATGGCCTGGACCGGCAATCTGACGATTGCGGTTGCCGGTTTCGTGATCTTCGGCAGCGCTGCCTCCGTATTCCTGTCCCTGCACTCAGCCCAGACCTTGCGCGTCCTTCCTGAACCGCGTCATCGTGGGCGAGACATGGGCGTGTTCAATCTGACGAACACTGTCCCGTCATTGGTCATGCCGTGGCTTACACTCGCCTTGGTGCCCGGCTTCGGCTTTACGGTTTTGTTTGCCCTGTTTGCCGTATTGTCCATCGCTGCAGGCGCGCTTTTAATGACCATTCCTGTGCGAAAATGA
- a CDS encoding LacI family DNA-binding transcriptional regulator, with protein sequence MARTRKSVTIRDVAEDAGVSLQTVSRVVNDGPNVRPHMRDKVRASIERLGYVPSLAAQRMSGSKSYIILALNDRERTLADWRERQGTDWVDQMLLGGILKCSEHGYRMIVELVDTRSEHVERELDAAIAALQPDGVVLTPPHSENALITSLLARRGIPFARIGSKEEGPGVPLTMGDEGAAYDATKRLIELGHTQIGIIAGPREYSLSEWRVEGWRRAMADHGLNSEGLKERGDFSYESGTTATRALLDRNPRLTALIGSSDQMTLAALEVTRDRGLHVPRDFSLISFDNTPIVRFSQPPLTAIDQPIAETVSKAVEHLITQRKDAVPGDVIDVPARLEERASIGPAPRAA encoded by the coding sequence GTGGCACGCACTCGAAAATCGGTAACAATCCGTGACGTGGCCGAAGATGCAGGGGTGTCCCTGCAAACGGTGAGCCGCGTGGTGAATGACGGGCCCAATGTCCGGCCCCATATGCGCGACAAGGTGCGCGCTTCGATTGAGCGGCTGGGATATGTCCCATCGCTTGCCGCCCAGCGGATGAGCGGGTCGAAATCCTATATCATTCTGGCGCTTAACGACCGTGAACGCACGCTCGCCGATTGGCGTGAGCGGCAAGGGACGGACTGGGTCGACCAAATGCTGCTCGGCGGAATCCTGAAATGCTCAGAGCATGGCTATCGCATGATCGTGGAACTGGTCGATACGCGCAGCGAGCACGTGGAGCGCGAATTGGATGCGGCCATCGCCGCGCTTCAGCCTGATGGCGTTGTGCTCACCCCGCCGCATTCGGAGAACGCTCTGATCACCAGTCTACTGGCACGGCGCGGTATTCCATTTGCGCGCATCGGGTCGAAGGAAGAAGGGCCGGGCGTGCCCCTGACGATGGGCGATGAGGGGGCTGCTTATGACGCGACAAAGCGCCTGATAGAGCTTGGCCACACGCAAATCGGGATTATCGCTGGCCCGCGCGAATATTCGCTAAGCGAATGGCGGGTCGAAGGCTGGCGCCGCGCGATGGCGGACCATGGCCTGAACAGCGAGGGTTTAAAAGAGCGCGGCGATTTCAGTTACGAATCCGGCACCACGGCGACACGCGCATTGCTCGACCGCAATCCCCGGCTCACTGCGCTGATTGGCAGCAGCGATCAGATGACTTTGGCCGCATTGGAGGTGACCCGCGACCGGGGCCTTCATGTGCCGCGCGATTTCTCGCTGATCTCGTTTGATAATACGCCCATCGTGCGCTTTTCCCAGCCGCCTTTGACCGCCATCGATCAACCCATTGCTGAAACCGTGTCCAAGGCGGTCGAACATCTAATCACCCAGCGTAAGGACGCCGTCCCGGGCGATGTGATTGATGTGCCCGCCCGCCTTGAAGAGCGCGCATCCATAGGGCCTGCGCCGAGAGCCGCTTGA